Proteins encoded by one window of Chrysemys picta bellii isolate R12L10 chromosome 10, ASM1138683v2, whole genome shotgun sequence:
- the UBL7 gene encoding ubiquitin-like protein 7, whose product MSLSEWHIAVKLADQPLAPKSILRLPETELGECPLGGCSISYLKQLITGKLQESVPDPELIDLIYCGRKLKDDQTLDFYGIQSGSTVHVLRKSWPEPDQKPEPVDKVAAVREFRVLHTALHSSPAYRDAVFKMLGNKESLDQIIVATPGLSSDPVALGVLQDKDLFSVFADPNMLDTLIPAHPALVNAIILVLHSVAGSTPLPTPETSSRSMPSSSYRDMPGGFLFEGLSDDEDDFHQSTRSTPSSSTSGSRPASLGYTGAAGPRPITQSELATALALASTPESSSHTPTPGTQGHSSGTSPMSSSVQSGTPITNDLFSQALQHALQASGQPAMQSQWQPQLQQLRDMGIHDDDLSLRALQATGGDIQAALELIFAGGAP is encoded by the exons ATGTCTTTGTCAGAGTGGCATATTGCAGTGAAGCTGGCAGATCAGCCGTTGGCCCCCAAATCCATCCTGCGGCTACCAGAGACTGAGCTGGGAGAGTGTCCTTTGGGTGGGTGCAGCATCTCCTACCTGAAGCAGCTTATCACTGGAAAGCTGCAGGAGTCAGTCCCAGACCCAGAACTCATTG ATCTGATCTACTGTGGCCGCAAGCTGAAGGATGACCAAACACTTGATTTTTATGGCATTCAGTCAGGCTCAACTGTTCATGTCCTGCGGAAGTCGTGGCCCGAGCCGGATCAGAAACCAG AGCCTGTGGATAAAGTGGCTGCAGTGCGAGAGTTCCGGGTCCTGCACACCGCCCTGCATAGCAGTCCTGCATACAGAGACGCA GTCTTCAAGATGCTGGGGAACAAGGAATCACTGGATCAGATCATTGTAGCTACCCCTGGTCTCAGCAGCGACCCTGTTGCTCTGG GTGTCTTGCAGGACAAAGATCTTTTCTCAGTCTTCGCTGACCCAAACATGCTGGACAC ACTAATCCCAGCTCACCCTGCTCTGGTGAACGCCATCATCCTGGTTCTGCACTCAGTGGCGGGCAGCACGCCCCTCCCAACTCCGGAGACCTCCTCACGCAGCATGCCTTCCAGCTCCTACAGGGACATGCCTG GTGGCTTTTTGTTTGAAGGTCTCTCTGATGACGAAGATGATTTTCATCAG AGCACAAGGTCCACGCCTTCCAGCAGCACTTCTGGGTCCCGCCCAGCATCACTCGGCTACACTGGGGCTGCCGGACCCCGGCCAATCACACAGAGTGAACTGGCAACTGCGTTGGCCCTGGCCAGCACGCCTGAGAGCAGCTCTCACACTCCTACCCCTGGCACCCAG GGTCACTCATCGGGCACCTCTCCGATGTCCTCCAGTGTCCAATCAGGAACTCCCATCACCAACGACCTCttcagccaggccctgcagcATGCCCTGCAGGCATCTGGGCAGCCCGCCATGCAG AGCCAGTGGCAGCCACAGCTGCAGCAACTGCGGGACATGGGCATACATGACGACGACCTGAGCCTCCGAGCCCTCCAGGCCACCGGAGGGGACATTCAGGCTGCCCTGGAGCTGATATTTGCAGGCGGGGCGCCCTAA